A region of the Bryobacteraceae bacterium genome:
CGGGGCCAGCGTCTCCTCGGTGAATCATCCGATTCAGCCCAGGTTCCTGCGCCCGCCTTCTTTCTGACGCCTGGAGAAAATTCCTGCGTTGGGCGGCTGATGTCTTCGGGCCGTGGCCGGACAGCGCAGGAAGGTGGATCAAGCCTCGCTCCGCGTTCGTGAATCAGTCCCGGACGATGGCCTTCAGGCCCGGCCGGCCCTCGCGCCGCCGGACCTCATCCACCGTTTCCAGCACTTCGATGAACTCTTCAAAGGCCGCCTCGTCGCTTTGCCGCAGCGGATCCGGCTCCGGAAACAGGATGAGCAGCCCCCGGGGGGCGTCCGGCTCGGCCGCCAACAGGCAGTCCCTGAGGGAGGGCAGGCTGTGATCGAAGAAGGGGCTCGAGCGGAGCAGGCGGCCAAAGGCCTGGAGCAGCGAGCTGAGATCAAAGATGGGCCCGCTGCGGCCGAGGTCGATGACGTGGTAGCCGAGCTGAGCTGCCAGCGCCGGCAGCTCGTCCCACAGCTCCTGAGGCAGCGAGGGATCCAGCCACACCACGGGCGTGCCCGGGTCATCGAGCCGCGCCAGGATCTGTTTGGGTGATAAGCTCATGAGAAAAATCGGACGGCCGCCGTGCGGCAGCCGGTTGAAAGGAATTGTATGACGAGGAGAGAGCTGTTGACCAGTGCCGTTGCGTTGACGGCGGCACCGCGCACGGCGATGAAGATGGAGCTCGATTGCGGCTCGATTGGCGTGAAAGCCGTGCTGCCGGAGGCGGTGGCCTGTGCGGCACGGTACGGCTTTGAAGCTGTGAGCGCCGATGCAGGCTGGCTGGCCCGCGCCGCGGGGCCGGAGCGGGAGTCGCTCATCGAGCGAATGCGCGAGGCGAATCTCGTCTGGGGCCATGCCGGGCTGCCGCTGGAATTCCGCCGCGGTGAGGAGGAGTTTCAGAAAGGCCTGCGCGAACTGCCCGAGCGGGCCCGGGCGCTTCAGTCGGCCGGGGCGTCCCGCGTGACCACCTGGCTGAGTCCCACGAGCGACGAGCTGACGTATCTCGAAAACTTCCGTCTCCACGTCCGGCGCCTGCGGCAGGTGGCGACGATTCTGGCCGATCACGGCTGCCGTCTCGGGCTGGAATACGTGGGTCCGAAGACGAGCTGGACGGCGCGGCGCTTTCCGTTCATCCACACGTTGCGCGAGGCGCGCGAGCTGATTGCGGAAATCGGCCAGCCCAACGTGGGCCTCGTGCTCGACTGCTGGCACTGGTACACGGCGGGAGAAACAGCAGCGGACCTGCGCACGCTGCGGGCCGCCGACATCATTTCCATCGACCTCAACGACGCGCCGGCGGGACGCGCCCGCGACGAGCAGAGAGATCTGGAGCGCGAGCTGCCGCTGGCCACGGGCGTCATACCGCTGGCTGAGTTTCTGAACACGCTCAACGGCCTCGGTTGCGACGCCCCGGCGCGCTGCGAGCCGTTCAACGCCGCCCTGCGCGTGATGCCTGCGGAGCGGGCGCTGGCCGCCACTGCCGCCGCGATGCGGAAGGCCTTTGCGCTGATCGCCTGACGCCGGCCGGCCGGAGAGCGGACGCGCTATTGTAGTGGGAAAGGAGCAGACGCCTTGACCGGAAAAGACACGGGCATCTCGATCTGGTTTTTCATCGGCACCCTGCTGGTGATCTACGGTGTCCTGATTGTCGGCGCCGACATTTACTACCACGGCCATCCCGGCGTTCATGACGTGGTGCTGAAGGAGCTGCGCGTGGGCCTGTGGTGGGGCGCGTTCCTTCTTCTGCTGGGCATCTTCTACACGGTCAAGTTCCGTCCGCACCGCGGCTGAAAAGGACGCAGGCGGACAGCGGGGTCTGGCGTCTTCGGCGCGGAACTCAGCGCGGGTTCGGCGCTGTTCGGAAGACGAAGCCGATCCGCGCGGCTACAGTCTTGCCTCCTGCCAGGCCGGGCCGCGCAGCTCCTCCAGCCGTTCGGCCAGTTCGAGCAGCCGCTCGTCCTCGTACGGGGCGCCGATCATTTGAACCCCCACCGGCATGCCGTTGCGATCCGTTCCGATGGGAACCACGATGGCAGGCAGTCCGAACACGTTGGCAGGCGTCAGCGGGCGGGCGGCTTCCAGAATCGGCATCGGCGGCTGGCGGTGCGGGAACGCCGTCGTTCCAAAGGCTGGTGCGATGACCACCGTTTCCTCCCCGAGCCGCGCCAGCAGCTCCGCGCGCAGTGCGTCGCGCTCGGCGAGCACGCCAGACAGGCGAGACGTGTCCACGCTCTCACGGGCCTGCTGCATCAGCTCCACGCCGGTCCAGGAGAGCTCGTCCTCATGGCCGGCGATCATCGGGCGGAGGTTCTGGGTAATCAGGTCCACGAAAAGGACGCGCCAGAGCTCGTGGCCGCGGTCGAACGCCTGCGGCGGAAACCCGGTCACCTCGAGGCCCGCGGAGGCGAGCAGCGCGGCGGCGCGTTCGACCGCGGCGGCGCACTCGGGCTGGACGCCCTCCATGCGCCACACGGCAAGCCGGGCGCCGGGACGGTTCCAGCGCAGCGGGACGGGCGCGCTGAAGGGATCGCGAACATCCCAGCCGGCTAATGTTTCAAACAGAATGCGAACATCGCGTGCGGTCCGGGCCATCGGGCCTCCGACGCCCATGAATCCGGTGGGGTGGCCGATAACGGGCCAGTGGCCGCCCGCGCCCACGCGGCCGGGCGTGGGCTTGAGTCCGCAGATACCGCAGAAGTGGGCCGGTTCGCGGATGGAGCCGCCGCCATCGCTGCCGATGCCGCCGGCGCTCATGAAGGCGGCGATGGCGGCCGCCTCGCCGCCGCTCGAACCGCCGGGCGTCCGCGACGGGTCCCAGGGGTGGCAGGTGCGGCCGATGATGCGGTTGTCCGTCTCGTAGTAGTAGAGGAACTCCGGCGTCGAGGTCTTGCCGAGAATGATGGCCCCGGCGGCGCGGAGCCGCGCGGCGGCGTTGGAGTCCGCCGCGGCGCGCTCGGCGCGGCGGAGCTGGCTGCCGCAGAAGGTGACGCGGCCGGCGAGGTCGAAGCTGTCCTTGACGGTGACGGGGATGCCGGCCAGCGGCCCGCGGAGGGGCTGGCGGGCCCGTTCCAGAGCCTCGTCGACGTAAACCTCGATGAAGGCGTTGACCTTCGGGTTCGTGCGTTCGATCTCCTCAAGGTGCGTGCGGACGAGCTCCGCGGCGGAGACTTCGCCGCGGGCAAGAGCTTCGCGCATGCGCCAGAGCGGCATCCGGTTCCACATGCTCCCAGCCTAGCAATCCGGGCGCGGGCTACAATGGCGCATGTGGCGGCACTGACGTTTGAGCAGGCGCGCAGCGAGGTGCTGAAGCGCGTGGCGTCGCAGGCGGAAGCGCCGGCGGTAGAGCGCGTGCCGCTGCACGAGGCCGCCGGCCGGGTGCTGGCAGAGACGATTCGCGCCGACCGCGATTATCCGCCCGAACCCCGCTCGATGCGTGACGGCTATGCGATCCGCGCCGCGGAGGCGCCCGGAGAGTTTGAAATTGTCGGCGAGGTCCGGGCGGGAGAACCATGCCGGTTTACGGTGGGGCCGGGCCAGGCCGTGGAAATCATGACCGGCGCGACAGTACCCGAGGGGGCGGACGCGGTGGTGATGATCGAGCACGTCCACGCTGAAGGCGCGCGGCTGCGAGTGCCACAGCCGGTGGAGGCGGGCGCCAACATCAGCCCGCGCGGGTCGTCGATTCCACATGGGGCGGCGGCGGTGGAAGCTGGCCGCCGGCTGACGGCCGCCTCGGTGGCGATGCTGGCCAGCGTGGGCGCGGCCGAAGTGGCGGTCTACGCACGGCCGCGCGTGGCGATTGTCGCCACCGGAGACGAGCTTGTGGGGGTGGACGAGGCGCCGCGGCCGTGGCAGATCCGCAATTCGAACTCCCACGCCCTGGCGGCGCAGGTGCGGCAGGCCGGCGGGGAGGCGGTGGTGCTGGAGCCGGTGCGCGACCGGCTGGAGGCCACCGTGGCGGCACTGGCCGAGGCGCTGAAACAGGATCTCGTGCTTTTGTCGGGCGGCGTCTCGGCAGGCAAGTACGATGTCGTCGAGCAGGCGCTGGCGCATTTCGGGGCGGAGATCTATTTCGACCGCGTGCTGATCCAGCCGGGCCAGCCCTGCGTGTTCGGGCGCGCCGGGCGGACGTTTTTCTTCGGGCTGCCAGGCAATCCGGCGTCCACCTTTGTCTGCTTTGAGATCTTCGCCCGCGCGGCGCTGGATCTGCTGGGCGGCATGCGCGAACCCCGGCTGCCGTTGGCGCTGGCGGTGCTGGCCGAGCCTTTCCGCCACAAGCCGGGTCTGACGCGATTCCTGCCGGCGCAAATGGAGGACGGGGCGCGGATCCGGCTCATCCCGTGGGGCGGTTCCGGCGACATCCGCGCGCTGTCGCTGGCGGACTGTTTTCTGGTGGCCGAGCCGGACCGGCCCGCGTATGAGGCCGGCGAGCTGATCCGGGTGCTGATGGCATCATGAACAGACTTTCCCACTTTGATGAAGCGGGCCAGGCGCGCATGGTCGATGTGAGCGACAAACCCGTCACCGGGCGCACGGCGCGCGCCGAGGCGTTTGTGCGGATGAAGGCGGCGGTGCTCGACGCCTTGCCGGACAATCCGAAGGGCAACCCGCTGGAGGTGGCCCGCGTGGCGGGGATCCTGGCGGCCAAGCGCACGCCGGAGCTCATCCCGATGTGCCACCCGCTGGCGATCACGCACGCCGATGTGCAGGTGCGCGTGGAGGCGCGCGGCGTTCGCATCGAGGCCAGCGTTTCCACGGCGGCGCAGACGGGCGTCGAGATGGAGGCGCTGACGGCCGCCGCCGTGGCCGCCCTGACGGTCTATGACATGACCAAGGCGCTGGATAAGTCGATCACCATCGAGCGCATCCGGCTGCTGGAAAAGACCGGCGGCAAGAGCGGCCATTACCGCAGAAAAGGCCGATGATTCGCGTGGCCGTTCTGACGATTTCGGACTCCTGCGCGGCGGGCGTGCGCCAGGATGCTTCGGGCCCGGCCGTGGCTCGCGTCTGTGAGAGCCAGGGCTGGACCGTGGTGCACCGGGAGGTGCTGCCCGATGACCGCGGCCGGATCCAGGCGCGTCTGCGCGAGCTGGCTGACGCAGAAGCGGCCGATCTGATTCTGACGACCGGCGGAACGGGCATCGCGGCCAGGGACACGACGCCGGAGGCGACGCGGGCCGTGATCGAGAAGGAGCTGCCAGGCCTCGGCGAGCTGATGCGGGCCGAGGGACTGCGGCGAACGCGGCGCGCGGTGCTGTCACGGGCGGTGGCCGGCGTGCGGGGCCGGTGCCTGATCGTGAACCTGCCGGGATCGCCGAAAGGGGCCGTCGAGTCGCTGAATGCTATCTTGGATCTCGTGCCCCACATCGCCGAGCTGCTCAATGGCCAGACGACGCACGGAGAGGGGGCGTAACGAAGCCGATGTTGCCCGCATCCCAAACGATGATGAGAGTGCTGCGCGTGATGCTGCTCGGGTGGCTGCCCGCGCTGGCGATGGCCCAGTTGACGTTGCCCGGCACGCCGGCGCCGAAGCCGCCGCAGGCCGTCAAGAAGGCCCCTCAGATGCCGGGCCAGCCGGCGCCGCAACTGCCCCCGGACCTGGCCGAGGGCCCGACGATCCGCGCCACGGTCAACGTGGTCCTGGTACCCACGACGGTAACCGACGAAAAGGGGCGCTTCGTGCAGGGGCTGGAGCCGCAGGACTTTCTGCTCTACGACAACGACAAGCTGCAAACCATCAACCGGGACATTGCCGCGCTGCCTCTCTCGCTGGTTGTCTGCATCCAGCGCAGCAACAACATTGACGTGATGTTGCCGAAGATCCGGCGGATCGGCAACGTCATGAACGACCTGCTGATCGGCCAGGACGGCGAGGCGGCCATCATCGCCTTCGATCACCGGATTGAACTGCTGACGGATTTCACCCAGGACCCCGACAAGATCAACGAGGCCGTCAGCCAGCTCCGCCCGGGAAGCATGACGTCGCGGCTGAATGACGCGATGCAGTCGGCGATCCGCATGCTGCGCTACAAAAGAGACCGGCGGAAGGTCATCCTGCTGATCGCCGAGACGCTTGACCGCGGCTCCGAGGCGAGCGTGAAGGAAGTAGCCACCGAGCTGCAACTGCACAACGTGGACGTCTACACCCTGAACATCAACCGGCTGGTGACGCGGCTGACGGAGAAGCCGCAGCTTCCGCGGCCGGATCCCTTCCCGCCGGGAGCGCGGCCGCGGCCGGGCATCGCGCCGAGCGACCCGACCACGCAGGCGCAGATGTCCGGCATGCCCGGTTATGCGGCCGAATTCGTGCCGGTGATCGAGGAGATTTTCCGCGCCGCCAAGGCGATTTTCGTGAAAAACCCGGCGGAAGTGTACACGAAATTCACCGGCGGCCGCGAATTTGGCTTCACCACGCAGGACGGGCTGGAGCGGGCGATTGCCGCGATCGGATCAGAGATCCGCAATCAGTACATTCTCAGCTACTCGCCGAACAACAAGCTGGAGGGCGGCTTCCACCGAATCCGCGTGGAAGTGAACCGGCCGCGCCTGCGGGTGCGGACGCGGCCCGGCTACTGGATGGCCGCGGTGCCTGAATAGGCGGCGCGGCTCAGGCCGCGCGGCGGAACTCGAGGGCGCCGAAGCTGACCACGCTGTGGGGGTCGATGTTCCACTGCTCGTAGAGCCGCATGCGGCCGCGGGCCTGCGGCACGGCCTTCAGGAACGTGTAAAAGGGAGCGCTGCCGCACCACTTGAGATCGTCGTGGTTGGGCTGAACCAGTTCCCAGAAGCCTTCGGCGTCGCCCTGCTCCAACCGCGCGATCCGCGCCCGGTCGCGCTCGGCCACTTCCAGCATTTCACCCTGCTGCGCTTCGGCCTGGATGGGATCGCCGTAGCGCCGGCCCATGTGGGCCATGTCGACGCCGAGCACCCAGCAGAGCCGGTTGCCCTCAGAGGCCTGAAGCTCGCCCAGGGCCTCGATGAATTCACGGACTCCCTCGTCGTCTTCCGGCCTGCCGCCGCGGTACAGGCTGCGGGCGAATGGTCCGACAAGGATGGGCAGGATGCGCACTTCGGGGCCGAACAGGGCCTGGAGGAACACGACCTGAAATTCGATGGAGTGCTCCACGGCGTGGCAGTAGTCCTCCATTTTCGACGCACGCGGGGCCATTGCGGCCAGCCTTTCCACGAGCGGACGCTCGGTGCGGGCGGCGCCCAGGGGCGTGATGAAATCCTTCCGTGTCAGTCCGAATTTTTCCGGCTCGCCGTAATGGGAGGTTCCGAGGACCACGAAGACGCGGCCGGCCAGGCCGGGCGCCAGCGCGCGGTACGCTTCGCGATAGCTGGCCCAGCCGCCCTCGGGGCTGACGTGAGGAGCGGCGATGCCGATGAGGTCCTCAGCGTCCGCCCCCGTCTCGAGTCCCTTCTGGCTGAGCCACTCGCGCAGCATGCCGGCTTCTTCCGGGTAAGCGCTGCCGGCGTGGGCAGGTTGGCGCACCGGGGACTCGGCGAAGGCGCGTTGCCGGGCCTCTCTCATCTGCTCGAAAACCGGGCCTTCGAGGAAGCCGGCGCGTTCCAGCGCGTCCTTCAGGTGCGTCATGATCTCCCCGCTGCGGAGGTCGTTCGTCATCCGGTAGATGGCGGCGCGCAGGTCGTCCTCGCTCTGCTCGCCATCAAACATGGCCAGCAACGGCACCAGCGGCGGCGGAACGATGAGTGTGACGTCGGAATAACCGAACGGATCGCGCATCATCAGCCCCGGACGGTCCTCGAGCGGCGAGGGCAGAAAATCGAGGTCCATCCGCAGGCGGGGTAGTGGTTTCGACATCACTCCATCATAATGTGAAGTACTCCCGCTTCACGGCGGGACGTTCCTCACTACTTCTATTGCACCAGGAGCCGGGCATGAGGGAAAGGCTGGATGAGGGGCAAGTCCGCGAGGCGCTGGCGGCGCTTCCGGCGTGGAGCGTGGAAGAGGGCAAGCTGTGCCGGCGGTACGTGTTCCCGTCCTTTTCGCACGCTTTCGGCTTCATGGCGGCTGCGGCCACGGTCATCGAAAAGATGAACCACCATCCGGAATGGACGAACGTCTACAACCGGGTGGAGGTGCGTCTGTGGACGCATGACGCCGGAGGCATCACGCGGCTCGACATCGAGCTGGGCCGGCGACTGGAAGAACTGGCAGCAAGACTCCTATGAAGAAAAAAATCGCACTGGTCATTGCTCTCGCGCTCCCTCTATGCGCTCAGGCGACATTCCCGGGCTCGCCCCATCTGGATGCCGCCATCGAAGAGGCCATCGCCAGGGATCAGATCCCCGGCGCCGTGTGCCTGGCCGGGAAGGTGGAGCGCGATGGGCGCCTCACGGTGCTGCATTTCCGCGCGTATGGAAACCGCGCGCTGGCGCCGCAGCGGGAGGCGATGACGACGGACACGATCTTTGACGCCGCGTCGCTGACCAAAGTGGTGGCGACCTCGGCTTCGCTGATGAAGCTGTTCGAACAGGGCAAGGTGCGTCTCAACGACCGAGTCACCGAGTATCTGCCGCGTTTCCAGGGTGGCAAGAGCGACATCACCGTGCGCCACCTGCTGACTCACTTCTCCGGGCTGCGGGAAGATCTTGACCTCGAGCCCGCCTGGTCGGGATATGAAACCGGGGTCGAAAAGGCGCTCGTCGATCCTCCCATCGCCGAACCCGGACAGCGGTTCATCTATTCCGACATCAATTTCATCCTGCTGGGCGAGATTGTCCGGGTCGTTTCCGGCCGTCCGCTGGACCAGTTTGCGCGCGAGGAAGTCTTTGAGCCTCTCGGCATGAAAGAGACAACCTTCAACCCGCCGGCGGAATGGATTCCGCGCATTGCGCCCACGGAAATCGTCAATGGAAAACTGCTGCGCGGAACCGTGCATGACCCCACCACACGCTACATGGGCGGAGTGGCCGGCCACGCCGGCATGTTCACGACGGCGGAAGACCTGGCGCGGTTTGCCGCCGTCATTCTGAATCTGGGCCGGCTGCCTGATGGGCGGCAATGGGTGAGCCCGCTCACGGTGCGCAAGTTCGCCGAGCCGCAGACGCCGCCGATCCAGCCGACGCTTCGGGGCCTGGGCTGGGACATCGACTCGCCGTATTCCGGCAACCGGGGCGAGCTGTACCCGCTTGGCTCGTTCGGCCACACCGGTTTCACCGGCACGTCGCTGTGGATAGATCCCGAGACGCGCAGCTTCGTCATCCTGCTGGCCAACAGCGTCCATCCGCACCGGCGTCCGGCCATCACGCCGCTGCGGTCAAAGGTGGCCACCATCGTCGCCGCCGCCCTCGGCATCGACGTGCCGGGGGTCTCGCTGACAGGATTCAACGAACTTCAGCCGCTGCGCGCACTGGGGCGCAACGTCGAAGTGCTCACCGGGCTGGACGTGCTCGCGCAGGACGGTTTCCGGCCGCTGGCCGGCAAGCGCGTGGGGCTCATCACGAACCACACGGGACTCACCCGCGACGGCCGCCGAAACGTCGATGCGATGCTGGCCGCCGGCATCCGCGTGACCGCACTCTTCTCGCCGGAACACGGTTTGCAGGGCGCCGAAGACCGCGAGGACATCGGTCACGG
Encoded here:
- a CDS encoding sugar phosphate isomerase — encoded protein: MTRRELLTSAVALTAAPRTAMKMELDCGSIGVKAVLPEAVACAARYGFEAVSADAGWLARAAGPERESLIERMREANLVWGHAGLPLEFRRGEEEFQKGLRELPERARALQSAGASRVTTWLSPTSDELTYLENFRLHVRRLRQVATILADHGCRLGLEYVGPKTSWTARRFPFIHTLREARELIAEIGQPNVGLVLDCWHWYTAGETAADLRTLRAADIISIDLNDAPAGRARDEQRDLERELPLATGVIPLAEFLNTLNGLGCDAPARCEPFNAALRVMPAERALAATAAAMRKAFALIA
- a CDS encoding amidase, coding for MWNRMPLWRMREALARGEVSAAELVRTHLEEIERTNPKVNAFIEVYVDEALERARQPLRGPLAGIPVTVKDSFDLAGRVTFCGSQLRRAERAAADSNAAARLRAAGAIILGKTSTPEFLYYYETDNRIIGRTCHPWDPSRTPGGSSGGEAAAIAAFMSAGGIGSDGGGSIREPAHFCGICGLKPTPGRVGAGGHWPVIGHPTGFMGVGGPMARTARDVRILFETLAGWDVRDPFSAPVPLRWNRPGARLAVWRMEGVQPECAAAVERAAALLASAGLEVTGFPPQAFDRGHELWRVLFVDLITQNLRPMIAGHEDELSWTGVELMQQARESVDTSRLSGVLAERDALRAELLARLGEETVVIAPAFGTTAFPHRQPPMPILEAARPLTPANVFGLPAIVVPIGTDRNGMPVGVQMIGAPYEDERLLELAERLEELRGPAWQEARL
- the moeA gene encoding molybdopterin molybdenumtransferase MoeA; the protein is MAHVAALTFEQARSEVLKRVASQAEAPAVERVPLHEAAGRVLAETIRADRDYPPEPRSMRDGYAIRAAEAPGEFEIVGEVRAGEPCRFTVGPGQAVEIMTGATVPEGADAVVMIEHVHAEGARLRVPQPVEAGANISPRGSSIPHGAAAVEAGRRLTAASVAMLASVGAAEVAVYARPRVAIVATGDELVGVDEAPRPWQIRNSNSHALAAQVRQAGGEAVVLEPVRDRLEATVAALAEALKQDLVLLSGGVSAGKYDVVEQALAHFGAEIYFDRVLIQPGQPCVFGRAGRTFFFGLPGNPASTFVCFEIFARAALDLLGGMREPRLPLALAVLAEPFRHKPGLTRFLPAQMEDGARIRLIPWGGSGDIRALSLADCFLVAEPDRPAYEAGELIRVLMAS
- the moaC gene encoding cyclic pyranopterin monophosphate synthase accessory protein, whose translation is MNRLSHFDEAGQARMVDVSDKPVTGRTARAEAFVRMKAAVLDALPDNPKGNPLEVARVAGILAAKRTPELIPMCHPLAITHADVQVRVEARGVRIEASVSTAAQTGVEMEALTAAAVAALTVYDMTKALDKSITIERIRLLEKTGGKSGHYRRKGR
- the moaB gene encoding molybdenum cofactor biosynthesis protein; this translates as MIRVAVLTISDSCAAGVRQDASGPAVARVCESQGWTVVHREVLPDDRGRIQARLRELADAEAADLILTTGGTGIAARDTTPEATRAVIEKELPGLGELMRAEGLRRTRRAVLSRAVAGVRGRCLIVNLPGSPKGAVESLNAILDLVPHIAELLNGQTTHGEGA
- a CDS encoding MEMO1 family protein — encoded protein: MDLDFLPSPLEDRPGLMMRDPFGYSDVTLIVPPPLVPLLAMFDGEQSEDDLRAAIYRMTNDLRSGEIMTHLKDALERAGFLEGPVFEQMREARQRAFAESPVRQPAHAGSAYPEEAGMLREWLSQKGLETGADAEDLIGIAAPHVSPEGGWASYREAYRALAPGLAGRVFVVLGTSHYGEPEKFGLTRKDFITPLGAARTERPLVERLAAMAPRASKMEDYCHAVEHSIEFQVVFLQALFGPEVRILPILVGPFARSLYRGGRPEDDEGVREFIEALGELQASEGNRLCWVLGVDMAHMGRRYGDPIQAEAQQGEMLEVAERDRARIARLEQGDAEGFWELVQPNHDDLKWCGSAPFYTFLKAVPQARGRMRLYEQWNIDPHSVVSFGALEFRRAA
- a CDS encoding putative pterin-4-alpha-carbinolamine dehydratase, with the protein product MRERLDEGQVREALAALPAWSVEEGKLCRRYVFPSFSHAFGFMAAAATVIEKMNHHPEWTNVYNRVEVRLWTHDAGGITRLDIELGRRLEELAARLL